In Geobacter anodireducens, a genomic segment contains:
- a CDS encoding imidazole glycerol phosphate synthase subunit HisF (catalyzes the conversion of 5-[(5-phospho-1-deoxyribulos-1-ylamino)methylideneamino]-1-(5-phosphoribosyl)imidazole-4-carboxamideand glutamine to imidazole-glycerol phosphate, 5-aminoimidazol-4-carboxamideribonucleotide and glutamate; the HisF subunit acts as a cyclase), whose translation MSVVKIMPCLDMKNGRVVKGVNFVNLQDAGDPVENARYYQSEGADELAMLDIAATLENRKTRLEWVENVAAVISIPLTVGGGIGSMDDIRMTLAAGASKVSMNSAAVKDPSLVRHAAREFGSERITVAVDARRNSAMPSGFELVVSGGTKPVGRDAVEWARQCQDLGAGVILPTSMDGDGTRAGYDLAFTRAIADAVTVPVVASGGAGTLEHFYDSVVQGGARILLAASVFHFKTFRVKDVKEYLHGRGIQVNL comes from the coding sequence ATGTCGGTCGTGAAGATCATGCCGTGCCTTGACATGAAAAACGGGCGTGTCGTCAAGGGGGTGAATTTCGTAAACCTGCAGGATGCCGGCGATCCGGTGGAAAACGCCCGGTATTATCAAAGCGAGGGAGCCGATGAACTGGCCATGCTCGACATCGCCGCAACCCTTGAAAACAGGAAAACCCGCCTGGAGTGGGTAGAAAATGTCGCGGCAGTCATTTCCATCCCCCTGACGGTGGGCGGCGGCATCGGCAGCATGGATGACATCAGGATGACCCTTGCCGCGGGCGCCTCCAAGGTCTCCATGAACAGCGCCGCGGTCAAGGACCCTTCTCTGGTGCGCCATGCCGCCCGAGAGTTCGGTTCCGAGCGGATAACCGTGGCGGTCGATGCCCGCAGAAACAGTGCAATGCCGTCGGGTTTCGAACTGGTGGTTTCCGGCGGCACGAAACCGGTCGGCAGGGATGCCGTCGAATGGGCGCGCCAGTGCCAGGATCTCGGCGCGGGCGTCATCCTGCCCACAAGCATGGATGGCGACGGCACGCGAGCAGGATATGACCTCGCATTCACCAGGGCGATCGCCGATGCGGTCACCGTGCCGGTCGTCGCATCCGGCGGCGCCGGAACCCTCGAACATTTTTACGACAGCGTGGTGCAAGGCGGGGCCCGGATTCTGCTGGCGGCGTCGGTGTTCCATTTCAAGACCTTCCGCGTCAAGGACGTGAAAGAGTATCTGCACGGCCGGGGCATCCAGGTCAACCTCTGA
- a CDS encoding TatA/E family twin-arginine translocation protein, translating to MFGFGMPEMIIILVIALVVFGPAKLPQLGQSLGASIRNFKKASLEEPEKITVKEKDEHA from the coding sequence ATGTTCGGATTCGGCATGCCCGAAATGATTATTATCCTCGTCATCGCCCTGGTGGTGTTCGGCCCGGCGAAACTGCCCCAACTGGGCCAGTCCCTGGGCGCGAGCATCAGGAATTTCAAGAAGGCGTCCCTGGAAGAGCCCGAGAAGATCACCGTAAAGGAAAAGGACGAGCACGCCTGA
- the tatA gene encoding preprotein translocase subunit SecA (TatA; similar to TatE that is found in some proteobacteria; part of system that translocates proteins with a conserved twin arginine motif across the inner membrane; capable of translocating folded substrates typically those with bound cofactors; similar to a protein import system in thylakoid membranes) codes for MFGFGMPELIIVLVIALVVVGPSKLPQLGQALGSSIKGFKKGMNEDDVKVIDKTNEA; via the coding sequence ATGTTTGGATTCGGAATGCCTGAATTGATCATCGTTCTCGTCATCGCCCTGGTGGTGGTGGGGCCGTCCAAGCTGCCCCAGCTCGGGCAGGCCCTGGGCAGTAGCATCAAGGGGTTCAAGAAGGGAATGAACGAAGACGACGTGAAGGTCATCGACAAGACCAACGAGGCCTGA
- a CDS encoding formate dehydrogenase: protein MSAGAIDYSKTRTFLIDTTKCTGCRGCQVACKQWNQLKAETTTFFTGEGYQNPPGMSEFTFTRVKFKDYQKHGQNEFAFYKEMCMHCNDPACASVCPVGAFEKTAEGPVVYHSKKCIGCRFCMVACPFGIPKYEWSKAFPLVKKCTGCYSRVKNGLDPACATACPTAITYGPRDEMIKEAEKRMSARPDRYVKVVYGKEEAGGTTVLYLTQQPLDELGFKPVTKRPLPSYTWQALRLVPGIFLTVGGTLSLITWFQHRKDRVRKEEEEQKNRKEGNQ, encoded by the coding sequence ATGAGTGCCGGAGCCATCGACTATTCGAAAACCAGGACGTTCCTGATCGATACCACCAAGTGCACCGGCTGCCGCGGCTGCCAGGTGGCCTGCAAGCAGTGGAACCAGTTGAAGGCCGAGACTACGACCTTCTTCACCGGCGAGGGGTACCAGAACCCGCCGGGCATGAGCGAATTCACCTTCACCCGCGTGAAGTTCAAGGACTACCAGAAGCACGGCCAGAACGAGTTCGCCTTCTACAAGGAGATGTGCATGCACTGCAACGACCCCGCATGCGCCTCCGTCTGCCCCGTGGGTGCCTTCGAGAAGACCGCCGAGGGGCCGGTGGTCTACCATTCCAAGAAATGCATCGGCTGCCGTTTCTGCATGGTGGCATGCCCCTTCGGCATCCCCAAGTACGAGTGGAGCAAGGCGTTCCCCCTGGTCAAGAAGTGCACGGGCTGCTACAGCCGGGTGAAGAACGGCCTCGATCCCGCCTGCGCCACGGCCTGCCCCACGGCCATAACCTACGGTCCCCGGGATGAGATGATCAAGGAGGCCGAGAAGCGGATGTCCGCCCGGCCCGACCGTTACGTGAAAGTGGTCTACGGCAAGGAAGAGGCCGGCGGCACCACGGTCCTCTACCTGACCCAGCAGCCCCTGGACGAGCTCGGCTTCAAGCCGGTCACCAAGCGACCGCTGCCGTCCTACACCTGGCAGGCCCTGCGCCTCGTGCCGGGGATCTTCCTGACCGTGGGCGGCACCCTCTCCCTCATTACCTGGTTCCAGCACCGCAAGGACCGGGTCCGGAAGGAAGAAGAGGAGCAGAAGAACCGCAAGGAGGGGAACCAATGA
- a CDS encoding hydrogenase, translating into MKSTTRRDFLKMMGMTGAACLACAAPLSASTAPVGESETAIAMLYDATKCVGCKACMAACKRVNMEQNNLSYEYLPTDGDKLWDAPKDLSGDTRTVIKLYKESDTRFSYVKHSCMHCTKPGCVSACPVKAMTKDPVTGVVAYNKNACIGCRYCQVACPYNIPRFQWDKALPQIVKCDFCKDTNLKAKGMPACSETCPAGAIAFGKRTDLLAEAHNRIKENPDRYIPKVYGEKEVGGANHLYLAAFPFQKLGLPELKEESPAAFSEHIQHTIYKGFIAPVALYGTLAAIALRNKKKQEDLGHGEDD; encoded by the coding sequence ATGAAAAGCACGACTAGGCGCGATTTCCTCAAGATGATGGGGATGACTGGCGCCGCCTGCCTGGCGTGCGCCGCGCCCCTGTCTGCCTCCACGGCCCCGGTCGGCGAGAGCGAAACCGCCATCGCCATGCTTTACGACGCCACCAAGTGCGTGGGGTGCAAGGCGTGCATGGCGGCCTGCAAGCGGGTCAACATGGAGCAGAACAATCTCTCCTACGAGTACCTGCCCACCGACGGAGACAAACTCTGGGACGCCCCCAAGGACCTGTCCGGCGACACCCGCACGGTCATCAAGCTCTACAAGGAGTCCGACACCCGCTTCTCCTACGTGAAGCACTCCTGTATGCACTGCACGAAGCCCGGCTGCGTGTCCGCCTGCCCGGTCAAGGCCATGACCAAGGACCCGGTCACCGGCGTGGTGGCCTACAACAAGAACGCCTGTATCGGCTGCCGCTACTGCCAGGTGGCCTGTCCCTACAATATCCCCCGCTTCCAGTGGGACAAGGCGCTGCCTCAGATCGTCAAGTGCGATTTCTGCAAGGACACGAACCTGAAGGCCAAGGGGATGCCCGCCTGCAGCGAGACCTGTCCCGCCGGCGCCATTGCCTTCGGCAAGCGCACGGATCTCCTGGCCGAGGCCCACAACCGGATCAAGGAGAACCCGGACCGCTACATCCCCAAGGTTTACGGCGAGAAGGAGGTGGGCGGCGCCAACCACCTGTACCTGGCCGCCTTCCCGTTCCAGAAGCTGGGCCTGCCCGAACTGAAGGAGGAGTCGCCCGCCGCCTTTTCCGAGCATATCCAGCACACCATCTACAAGGGGTTCATCGCCCCGGTTGCCCTCTACGGGACCCTGGCGGCCATTGCCCTCAGGAACAAGAAGAAGCAGGAAGATCTCGGACACGGGGAGGACGATTGA
- a CDS encoding Ni/Fe hydrogenase, with the protein MGKEAVLRGGVSRRDFMKTCVAATAIMGLPYSMHAKVAEAAQKGGRPAVIWLHFQECTGCSESLLRSSHPDVSELILDMISLDYHETLMVGSGHQAEQSLHDSMKANHGTYILVVEGGIPTKDNGIYCKVGGKTAVDSLTTAAEGAAAIITIGTCASYGGIQSAPPNPTGAVGVRDLIKNKPIVNIPGCPPNPYNFLSTVLYYLTFNKLPELDALGRPKFAYGRKIHEHCERRPHFDAGRFATAYGDKTHAEGYCLYKLGCKGPATFANCSVTRFNDVGVWPVSVGHPCIGCTEPDILFKKPIAEKLQIHLPTPPDTYAPAELGQKGPGVSPAATGLVGLAGGVALGAGAMLAKKLPSGEEGHEKHD; encoded by the coding sequence ATGGGAAAGGAAGCTGTGCTTCGCGGCGGCGTGTCGCGAAGGGATTTCATGAAGACCTGCGTTGCAGCCACCGCCATCATGGGGCTGCCCTACAGCATGCACGCAAAGGTGGCCGAAGCTGCCCAGAAGGGCGGCCGGCCGGCCGTGATCTGGCTCCACTTCCAGGAGTGTACCGGCTGTTCCGAGTCGCTCCTGCGTTCGAGTCACCCGGATGTTTCCGAGCTGATACTCGACATGATTTCGCTGGACTATCATGAAACCCTCATGGTCGGCTCGGGGCACCAGGCGGAGCAGTCGCTCCACGACTCCATGAAGGCGAACCACGGCACGTATATCCTGGTGGTGGAAGGTGGCATCCCCACCAAGGACAACGGCATCTACTGCAAGGTGGGCGGCAAGACCGCCGTGGACTCCCTGACCACCGCCGCCGAAGGGGCCGCCGCCATCATCACCATCGGCACCTGCGCCTCCTACGGCGGCATCCAGTCGGCTCCGCCCAACCCCACGGGCGCCGTGGGGGTCCGCGACCTGATCAAGAACAAGCCGATCGTCAACATTCCCGGCTGTCCGCCCAACCCCTACAACTTCCTCTCCACGGTCCTCTACTACCTGACCTTCAACAAGCTCCCCGAACTGGACGCGCTGGGCCGTCCCAAGTTCGCCTACGGCCGGAAGATCCACGAGCACTGCGAGCGCCGTCCCCACTTCGACGCGGGCCGTTTCGCCACCGCCTACGGCGACAAGACCCATGCCGAGGGGTACTGCCTCTACAAGCTGGGCTGCAAGGGGCCGGCGACATTCGCCAACTGCTCCGTCACCCGCTTCAACGACGTGGGGGTATGGCCCGTTTCCGTCGGCCACCCGTGCATCGGCTGCACCGAGCCGGATATCCTCTTCAAGAAGCCCATTGCCGAGAAGCTCCAGATCCACCTGCCCACGCCGCCCGACACCTATGCTCCGGCCGAACTGGGGCAGAAGGGTCCCGGCGTGAGCCCGGCGGCCACCGGCCTCGTTGGCCTGGCCGGCGGCGTAGCCCTGGGTGCCGGCGCCATGCTGGCCAAGAAGCTGCCCAGCGGGGAGGAAGGTCATGAAAAGCACGACTAG
- a CDS encoding sigma-54-dependent Fis family transcriptional regulator, giving the protein MLKAKILICDDEEGIRRYLQKMFQAKDFEVETFADGTSLLARIEAGIDGDADILLQDVRMPDMDGIEVLKRVKKLRPSLPVVVMTAFGTIDSAVDAIKLGAYDYVTKPFPREKILGVIDNALEMDLLMKENKALKEELARPDTPDNIIFTSAKFREVYELTLQVAGSDANILILGESGTGKELIAGAIHYNSPRRGRRFLSINCAALSDTLLESQLFGHMRGAFTGAITTQKGLLEEADGGTLFLDEIGDVSATVQAKLLRVIQERDFIPVGATKAKNVDIRFVAATNKDLAKEVREGRFREDLYYRLNVITINLPPLRERAEDVIPLAEYFLQKYSRRVRKELKGISPEAVRVLQGYHWPGNVRELENVVERAAILARGEFVTPDVLPMYRQAAGAPAPLAPPREDRLISLEVIEKEHIERILRQTGWHKSRSAEILGISRKTLDRKIVEYALTLPGGAPAEDE; this is encoded by the coding sequence ATGCTCAAGGCGAAAATACTGATCTGCGACGACGAAGAAGGAATCCGGCGCTACCTCCAGAAGATGTTCCAGGCCAAGGATTTCGAGGTGGAGACCTTTGCCGACGGCACGAGCCTGTTGGCCCGGATCGAGGCCGGCATCGACGGCGATGCGGACATCCTGCTCCAGGACGTGCGGATGCCCGACATGGACGGCATCGAAGTGCTCAAGCGGGTCAAGAAACTCCGCCCCTCCCTGCCGGTGGTGGTCATGACCGCCTTCGGCACCATCGACTCGGCCGTTGACGCCATCAAGCTGGGGGCCTACGACTACGTTACCAAGCCGTTCCCGCGCGAGAAGATCCTGGGCGTGATCGACAACGCCCTTGAGATGGACCTGCTCATGAAGGAGAACAAGGCCCTCAAGGAGGAGCTGGCGCGGCCCGACACCCCCGACAACATCATCTTCACCAGCGCCAAGTTCCGGGAGGTCTACGAGCTCACCCTCCAGGTGGCCGGCAGCGACGCCAACATCCTGATCCTCGGCGAATCCGGCACCGGCAAGGAGCTGATCGCCGGCGCCATCCACTACAACAGCCCCCGCCGGGGGCGGCGCTTCCTCTCCATCAACTGCGCCGCCCTGTCCGACACGCTGCTCGAAAGCCAGCTCTTCGGCCACATGCGCGGCGCCTTCACCGGCGCCATCACCACCCAGAAGGGGCTGTTGGAGGAGGCCGACGGCGGCACCCTCTTCCTGGACGAGATCGGCGACGTGTCGGCCACGGTCCAGGCGAAGCTGCTGCGGGTCATCCAGGAGCGGGACTTCATCCCGGTGGGTGCCACCAAGGCCAAGAACGTGGACATCCGCTTCGTGGCCGCCACCAACAAGGATCTGGCCAAAGAAGTGCGGGAGGGGCGTTTCCGCGAAGACCTCTACTACCGCCTGAACGTCATCACCATCAATCTTCCCCCGCTGCGGGAGCGGGCCGAGGACGTCATCCCCCTGGCCGAGTATTTCCTCCAGAAGTACTCCCGCCGCGTCAGGAAAGAGCTGAAGGGGATCTCGCCCGAGGCGGTCCGGGTACTGCAGGGCTACCACTGGCCCGGCAACGTCCGCGAGCTGGAGAACGTGGTGGAGCGGGCCGCCATCCTCGCCCGGGGGGAGTTCGTGACCCCCGACGTCCTCCCCATGTACCGGCAGGCGGCCGGAGCCCCCGCCCCCCTTGCCCCGCCGAGGGAAGACCGCCTCATCTCCCTGGAGGTGATCGAAAAGGAGCACATCGAGCGGATCCTCCGCCAGACCGGCTGGCACAAGAGCCGGTCCGCCGAGATCCTGGGCATCTCGCGCAAGACCCTTGACCGCAAGATCGTCGAGTACGCCCTGACCCTGCCGGGAGGCGCCCCGGCCGAGGACGAATGA
- a CDS encoding glutamate dehydrogenase, with the protein MTHGSYNPFKIAQYQFDKVADLLDLDDGIRQLLRQPMREYHFTIPVRMDDGTVRVFNGFRVQHNDARGPAKGGIRFHPMETIDTVRALSMWMTWKCAVVDIPLGGGKGGVICDPHQLSLREQEQICRGWIRQIAKNIGPWSDVPAPDVMTNGQHMLWMLDEFEAIHGGRFPGFITGKPLGSGGSQGRTEATGYGVVYVLATALDEMGIAIGKTTASIQGFGNVAQYAARLYTHLGGKVLAISCWDQNDMTSYTYRKKSGVNVIELQEIADKFGSIDKNRAGDLGYELLPGDAWLEQDVDILIPAAMESQIHQGNVDKIAPGVKVIAEGANGPTTPEADEVILQRNILTLPDFLANAGGVTCSYFEQVQCNTNYFWDKNEVLQKLEKYMTSAFIAVGDVARRQKIGMRDAAYVIAINRVAQAVQARGWA; encoded by the coding sequence ATGACCCATGGCTCGTACAATCCGTTTAAAATTGCGCAATATCAATTCGATAAGGTGGCAGATCTTCTGGATCTCGATGACGGAATCAGGCAGTTGCTCAGGCAGCCGATGCGTGAATATCACTTTACCATCCCGGTAAGAATGGACGACGGAACGGTACGGGTGTTCAACGGGTTTCGCGTGCAGCACAACGATGCGCGCGGCCCGGCAAAAGGGGGCATCCGCTTTCATCCGATGGAAACCATCGATACGGTGCGTGCGCTTTCGATGTGGATGACCTGGAAATGCGCGGTCGTCGATATCCCGTTGGGCGGCGGCAAGGGCGGCGTCATCTGCGATCCCCACCAGTTGAGCCTGCGCGAACAGGAGCAGATCTGCCGTGGCTGGATCCGCCAGATTGCAAAAAATATAGGCCCGTGGAGCGATGTGCCCGCCCCGGATGTGATGACGAACGGACAGCATATGCTCTGGATGCTGGACGAGTTCGAGGCAATTCACGGTGGCCGGTTCCCCGGCTTCATTACCGGAAAGCCGCTCGGCAGCGGTGGATCCCAGGGGCGCACCGAAGCCACGGGTTATGGTGTGGTGTATGTCCTGGCCACGGCGCTTGATGAAATGGGCATTGCCATCGGAAAGACCACGGCCAGCATCCAGGGGTTCGGCAATGTCGCGCAATACGCGGCCCGGCTCTACACCCACCTTGGCGGCAAGGTGCTCGCCATATCCTGCTGGGACCAGAACGACATGACCAGTTACACCTATCGCAAAAAGAGCGGCGTCAATGTCATCGAACTGCAGGAAATTGCCGACAAGTTCGGCAGCATCGACAAGAACCGGGCCGGCGACCTGGGCTATGAACTGTTGCCGGGTGATGCGTGGCTGGAGCAGGATGTGGACATCCTGATCCCGGCGGCGATGGAAAGCCAGATCCACCAAGGCAATGTGGATAAAATCGCGCCAGGCGTAAAAGTGATTGCCGAGGGCGCCAACGGACCCACAACACCGGAGGCTGACGAGGTTATCCTGCAGCGCAACATTCTCACCCTCCCCGATTTCCTTGCCAATGCCGGCGGCGTCACCTGCAGCTATTTCGAACAGGTGCAGTGCAACACCAATTATTTCTGGGACAAAAACGAGGTGCTCCAGAAACTGGAAAAATACATGACCTCGGCGTTCATTGCAGTGGGTGACGTAGCCCGGCGGCAGAAGATCGGCATGCGTGACGCGGCATACGTCATCGCCATCAATCGCGTGGCCCAGGCGGTCCAGGCGCGGGGCTGGGCATGA
- a CDS encoding magnesium transporter MgtC yields MSDYPYEANLVFRLLLAVLCGALLGYERERHGISAGLRTNILVCVSAALMMIVSKYFYYKPGEIIDNINIGLDPSRIAASIISGIGFLGAGVIIKERGSIRGLTTAATLWYNAGLGMACGAGMIILPIFCTAIGLVSLTALKQLGNRIPRDQHKNIMVECNNLGEQSLLTLKDYFTERNIQIIDINLSQQIRESTTNYEIVVKGNWHNDELLRHVSNLSRFDFVTQTKLS; encoded by the coding sequence GCGGAGCTCTCCTGGGGTATGAGAGGGAACGGCACGGCATAAGCGCCGGCTTGAGAACCAACATTCTTGTCTGTGTCAGTGCGGCATTAATGATGATTGTCTCAAAATACTTTTACTACAAGCCTGGCGAGATTATCGACAATATCAATATCGGTCTTGACCCGTCGCGCATTGCCGCGTCGATCATCTCCGGCATAGGCTTTCTCGGGGCGGGCGTCATTATCAAGGAGCGAGGCAGCATCCGCGGACTGACCACGGCCGCGACTCTCTGGTACAACGCCGGCCTGGGCATGGCGTGCGGGGCAGGCATGATCATCCTGCCGATATTCTGTACTGCCATTGGCCTGGTTTCGCTGACAGCGCTCAAACAGCTTGGGAACCGGATACCGCGGGACCAGCACAAAAACATCATGGTGGAATGCAACAACCTGGGGGAACAGTCGCTCCTGACGCTCAAAGACTATTTTACGGAAAGGAACATCCAGATCATTGACATCAACCTCAGCCAGCAGATACGGGAATCAACGACCAATTATGAAATTGTCGTCAAGGGGAACTGGCATAACGACGAACTGCTCAGGCATGTCAGCAACCTGTCCCGCTTCGATTTTGTCACCCAGACCAAGCTGAGTTGA
- a CDS encoding transposase encodes MRGFDSNTEALFTYVTPESFVPKDHPLRAIRKMADEALAGMDKLFDSMYATTGRSSIPPEKLLKAQLLMILYSIRSNRQLVEQIHYNFLFRWFLGMGLDEKVWDHSSFTKNSERLIGSEVAAEFLSRILAQAERKRLLSREHFTVDGTLIEAWASIKSFKPKDGPPSAGGGGRNETVDFKGQKLTNETHGSVTDPDARLYRKGKTKEAKLCYQGHTLMENRSGLIVRTKVTMASGSGEREAAKTMVQRLPRTTRRISLGGDKGYDTEAFVRELRRLRITPHVAQNTTNRKSAIDGRTTNHPNYAISQKIRKRIEEGFGWMKTVGRLRKTMYRGIEKIAMQLDLHAAAYNLVRMKNLGLGVT; translated from the coding sequence ATGCGCGGTTTTGACAGCAACACAGAAGCACTTTTTACCTATGTGACTCCTGAATCCTTTGTCCCGAAGGACCACCCCTTGCGGGCCATTCGTAAAATGGCTGACGAAGCCCTGGCAGGGATGGACAAGCTCTTTGACAGTATGTATGCCACAACCGGCAGATCGTCGATCCCGCCGGAGAAGCTCTTGAAAGCCCAACTGCTGATGATTCTTTACTCCATCCGTAGCAACCGGCAGCTGGTGGAGCAGATCCACTACAACTTCCTGTTCCGCTGGTTCCTTGGTATGGGCCTGGATGAGAAGGTCTGGGACCATTCCAGTTTTACCAAGAACAGCGAACGGTTGATCGGTTCCGAGGTTGCTGCCGAGTTTCTGTCACGGATACTGGCTCAGGCGGAAAGAAAGCGCCTTTTGTCACGCGAGCACTTCACGGTTGATGGCACCCTCATCGAAGCCTGGGCATCCATCAAGAGCTTCAAGCCCAAGGATGGTCCACCGTCAGCTGGCGGTGGAGGCAGAAACGAGACCGTGGATTTCAAAGGGCAGAAGCTTACCAACGAAACCCATGGTTCTGTTACCGATCCCGATGCCCGTCTCTACCGCAAGGGAAAGACCAAGGAAGCCAAGCTCTGCTACCAGGGGCACACCCTGATGGAGAACCGCAGTGGCCTGATTGTCAGGACCAAGGTAACAATGGCATCCGGTTCCGGCGAACGCGAAGCGGCAAAGACAATGGTGCAGCGTCTCCCCCGGACCACCCGCCGCATATCGCTTGGCGGTGACAAAGGCTACGACACGGAAGCCTTCGTCAGAGAACTCCGCCGGCTCAGGATCACACCGCACGTGGCGCAGAACACCACGAACAGAAAGTCGGCCATTGACGGTAGAACCACCAATCATCCGAACTACGCCATCAGCCAGAAGATCAGGAAACGGATCGAAGAAGGCTTTGGCTGGATGAAGACCGTAGGCAGGTTACGCAAAACGATGTACCGGGGAATCGAGAAAATCGCCATGCAACTTGACCTGCACGCAGCGGCTTACAACCTGGTTCGGATGAAAAACCTGGGCCTTGGTGTCACCTGA
- a CDS encoding formate dehydrogenase: protein MTAARIVINEIKGYHRFIKFLMVLVGAAAVASAVRFIFGLGATTNLNDLYPWGLWISFDVVTAVPLAAGAFTIGIVAHVFHIKKLEPLVRPAIVTGFLGYSLVCVGLLLDLGQPQRGPYVLFNWNVHSPMFEVSMCVMAYTTVLFLEFLHPVSERFGWHIPLRLLRTLELPFAILAAMISTLHQSTLGTFFLIAVDKLHNLWYNPLLPLQFWLSAIFTGLSIVIFEASLVHKYMGQPDESDLLATLTKIIPWIMGVYIAVKAYALAFLSHGPLFDRPVLTALFSVEVIVGLLIPFAMFLTKRIRTDKQMQLRAASLVIIGLILNRFNVSMFAMHQPGQPVYFPNFIESVVTIGIIAAHILFFVLIAKYFPIFEHHPEATDYTIPDRFRKIEKHGHGAASEA from the coding sequence ATGACCGCAGCACGCATCGTCATCAATGAAATAAAGGGATACCACCGGTTCATCAAGTTCCTGATGGTCCTGGTGGGTGCGGCGGCCGTGGCCTCCGCGGTCCGCTTCATCTTCGGCCTGGGCGCCACCACCAACCTGAACGACCTCTACCCGTGGGGCCTCTGGATCTCCTTCGACGTGGTCACTGCCGTGCCCCTGGCGGCCGGCGCCTTCACCATCGGCATCGTGGCCCACGTCTTCCACATCAAGAAGCTGGAGCCCCTGGTCCGGCCGGCCATCGTCACCGGGTTCCTGGGCTATTCGCTGGTCTGCGTCGGGCTGCTGCTCGACCTGGGCCAGCCCCAGCGGGGGCCGTACGTTCTCTTCAACTGGAACGTCCACTCCCCCATGTTCGAGGTCTCCATGTGCGTCATGGCGTACACCACGGTCCTCTTCCTGGAGTTCCTCCACCCGGTGAGCGAGCGGTTCGGCTGGCACATCCCGCTGCGCCTGCTGCGGACCCTGGAGCTGCCCTTCGCCATCCTGGCTGCCATGATCTCCACGCTGCATCAGTCGACCCTGGGGACCTTCTTCCTGATCGCCGTCGACAAGCTCCACAACCTCTGGTACAATCCGCTGCTGCCGCTGCAGTTCTGGCTTTCGGCTATTTTCACCGGTCTCTCCATCGTCATCTTCGAGGCGAGCCTGGTCCATAAGTATATGGGGCAACCGGACGAGTCGGACCTGCTGGCCACGCTGACCAAGATCATCCCCTGGATCATGGGGGTCTACATTGCGGTCAAGGCCTACGCCCTGGCGTTCCTCTCCCACGGCCCGCTCTTCGACCGGCCGGTCCTGACGGCCCTCTTCAGCGTGGAGGTGATCGTGGGTCTGCTGATCCCCTTTGCCATGTTCCTCACCAAGCGGATCAGGACCGACAAGCAGATGCAGCTCCGGGCCGCTTCCCTGGTGATCATCGGCCTCATCCTGAACCGGTTCAACGTCTCCATGTTCGCCATGCACCAGCCCGGTCAGCCCGTGTATTTCCCGAACTTCATCGAGTCGGTGGTGACCATCGGCATCATCGCGGCCCACATCCTCTTCTTCGTGCTCATCGCCAAGTATTTCCCGATCTTCGAGCACCACCCCGAGGCCACCGACTACACCATCCCCGACCGTTTCCGCAAGATCGAGAAGCACGGTCACGGGGCGGCGAGCGAGGCGTAG